The DNA window TAAAACTGGGTTTTATGATGCCTGGTTATTGATTTAACTTTATAGCCTGGAGGCTGACTGAAAATGTATGATCCATAAACGGCTTCAATTAGGGAAAAAATGAAGAACACACAGGAGTTGAGCTCATAGCAAGCCATAGATTAGACAGGACTACTAATGTTGATGTAATGCCTGTATGTTGATGAATGATTCTTTCACAGTGAGTGACTAGGGAATTCTTGTTGGGTAAATATTAATAGAAGCAAGGGGATTTGGTCCATAGAAAAGACTATCAAAATATCAAAAAGTCACTGGGACCAGGCCCCagtttctttaatatattagtTAACATGGTAAACATGATTTATATAGACTTACACAAGCTGAAACCAAGGAAGTAAGTCAGATTTTCATGCAACATCCCGTGACGGTATGTAGCTATCATTGATCTAATGCATGATAGAATATTCTACTGCAGGAATCGTTATGGTTTGATTGTAGATGGATCAGTTAGCACAACTGCTCCTGACTTGCATTAATAAGGTGGGGCCAGTGCAACAAATCTGAACCTGTATGACCTAATTACTTGTTGTGAAAGTCTTATGAgacaaactgttttttgttctttttttgtaaatgatttTTGACTGCTccttttgtttctccctgagttttgttttgctgtgggAAATAAAAAACACCTCTGCCAATTAAAGCTGACTTTTGTCAGCATGGCTTTCCCAAGAGATGGGCAGGTACCTTATAACATGCTTCACTGTGTTCACTGAGAACAACCTGTGGAAAATTACAGTGAAGCAaattttatgcaaaaaaaaaaatatatatatatatatatatatatatatagcatgcatatatatatatatatatatatatatatatatatatagcatgcatatatatatatatatatatatatatatatatatatatatatatatatatatatatatatatatatatatatatatatatgctcatGCTATAATTATCATCCTCACTGCTTCCTTTAATCTACTATTCAatccctctttctttctgcttctcTTCTCAGCCAAATATCCACAGATCAAGTCTCTGATGGGTCCAGACCCCCAGCTGAAGTGGGTTGTATCAGGCATGGTCCTAACCCAATTCCTGGCCTGCTACCTGGTCCATGACCTCTCCTGGAAATGGATCTTCTTCTGGGCCTACGCCTTTGGAGGCTGCATTAACCACTCCCTGACTCTGGCTATCCATGACATCTCCCACAATGTGGCCTTTGGGAACAAGCTGGCAAAGTGGAACCGCTGGTTTGCCATGTGGGCCAACCTGCCAATCGGGCTGCCCTATTCCGCCTCCTTCAAAAAGTACCACATCGACCACCACCGGTATCTTGGAGGAGACCAGCTGGATGTTGACATTCCTACAGAGTTTGAAGGATGGTTCTTCAGCACCCCAGCCAGGAAGatcctctggctctttctccAGCCACTTTTCTATGCCCTGCGTCCATTGGTGGTCAACCCCAAGCCAGTGGGTCAGCTTGAGATCCAGAATGCAGTAGTTCAGCTTGTAGTAGACCTAATTATCTACTATTTATGGGGGTTGAAGCCCATCGTTTACCTCATTGCAGGATCTGTCTTGGGTATGGGACTGCATCCCATCTCTGGACATTTCATAGCTGAGCACTACATGTTCCTTAAAGGACACGAGACATATTCTTACTATGGAGTGTTGAACTTGATCACCTTCAATGTTGGGTATCACATGGAGCACCATGACTTTCCCAGCATACCTGGCAGTAAACTACCGCAGGTGAGACTGTGTTACTGTTATAAATAGAATTTGACCAGGTAAACTTTGGACTTGAGTGTATTGAATGGTGAAAAATGAGCACAGTTGCATCACTAAGAGGTGTGGCCAATGAGATAGGCCTCTCCTGTCTTTCAGTACCTAAATACAACAGGTATTGACAAATgtcacaaatctttttttttcattcactacAAATACTTATCAGATGAATGGACAGGCTTTGTAAATGATTAACTGCTGCTTCTAACTGGAGAGCATATAGGCACTTAATGTGAGTTAATTGCCACTAGGTTTGTTAACTATGAGTCTAAAGAACTCTGAAAAGGCTATTTTGTCCAGTTACATTTTAACTCCCACTCCCTGTCGCCCTTTTATTGTTTAGTAAAACATTTCAATCAGAATATGTCAAGCTGTGTCCACCCTGACGTGTACTGGTTTGTGTAATACGATACGTTATCCCATTTGCATGAATTTGTTCCAGTGAAATACAGTGTTGTGTTCACTTAGACCCAATAAATTAATCCCCTGGATTGCTTGACACATTACCTCTCATGCTTTTTCTAACCTCCAGTTctcattgatttatttatttttaaactttttccaggtcaaGGAAATCGCAGCAGAGTATTACGACTCCCTGCCTCAACACACTTCCTGGAGCCGGGTATTGTGGGACTTTGTGTTTGACGACAACATCGGGCCCTACTCCAGAATCAAACGGGAGTACAAGCTGAACAAACAGGAATAGAGCTCCTACTGATTGTTGTCCACCAAGCAGGAACGTGAATTGTAGTTGTCATCGACTGACCCACAGTGAAGAGTCAATATATGCTACTTAGTTTCTTCACACAGTGTGAATGTTActtaagtttaattacagtctTTGACATTTGTCTTATAATTTGTTTCTAATTTGTTTTGTGTTACTGTAAAGGAAGTGATCGTGTATATTTCAGTTGCATATTTTCAGAAATAAGAGTTCAGCTTATACAACAGGATGTTATTCACACTTGTGTTCCTGCTACTGTATAAAAGGACAGCAGCTGTCATTGTGTAATGATGACATTTACTTGTACCCAGAAAGCACTAAGAAGAATTATTTTTCATAACAGTAACTGAAAGCAACGAATTACAACACAACCCATAACTTTGCGATAAAGGTCACATACATTTTCATGTGGTGTTACGGAGACGCCACTACCCTGTCACTTCACCAAACCTTGTAGGAGTTTCTGCAGAGACACAATCTATCAGATTAGAGTATCTTAGCAGTTTGCAGAACAATGCCAAAGTGGAAAATGAGTATTGAAACTCAACTTTCAGTAGGATGAGCCTTTTCTCCAGTGATGCTCCATTCTGCTTGTTTGCAGCTGCATCACTATAAACAGATTATATCTACAGGGAGTGGAAGCAACAGCAAATAAGACAGTACCTCTAAATACTTGGTGTCTTCTCAGACCGTTAGGATTGTTGAATGAACATACTGGTATTTCTACAGGTTGTACAGCAGCTACATATGTCTGTGTTGTTAAGGCGCCTGGTATGGCCATGCTTTTGAATTtagttttgcaacattaaaTTCTTTCTTTTAGTGATGACCAACTGAGGTTGCACTGTATAAAGATAATTACCATCCACCAGGAGCAGCCATCACGATGGTAAACTACAAGCAGGACTACTGTTTTTTTAAGCAGAGCTTCTGTTTTGTCCACACACTGGCTCTGTGACTTAATGTATATTTAGTCTTCAGCatcatgttatttatatagtttcTATTTAAATAACTGCACTATATAAAAAGTCTTTATAATGTGAAACTGAGCCTTACTGAGTGTATTAATGTTTTTGTCTTCGTGGGAGCTGAAAAATACCTGAAAAGCCTTGAAGGTTAAAACGTTTAAGAAATTCCACGAGCGATCGAAGACAGtgacgcacacacagagcagcatgcTGTGTAACCCACACTTGTTTTGTTTGAATGAATTTACTTGAGAACGTAGTTGAGAGCGGACAGAGTGAACAGAATGCGACGACTGGTATTCATCCAAACCCTTCCTGCAAATACACATTTAGCTACCATCACAAAGGCCTATCTTTCATCTTCTGCACTTATCTAGGTAAGATTTGCATATTGCCAGAGCaaccctctttattttttttccacattgcTACCATTACCATGGTCAACATCTCATATAGAAGGGGAACTTTCATAGAAACAAACCACTATAATAAATGTACCAccgtttatatatatttttatgttttttttttccttttttttttttccccaaaccaAATAAACTTATTCATAGAGATGGGGGGGATTCATGCATacttgggtgggtgggtgggggatcACAAAGCGCAGGATGACTAATATATAATACTACATTGT is part of the Archocentrus centrarchus isolate MPI-CPG fArcCen1 chromosome 22, fArcCen1, whole genome shotgun sequence genome and encodes:
- the degs2 gene encoding sphingolipid delta(4)-desaturase/C4-monooxygenase DES2; amino-acid sequence: MGKTGGRGDFEWVYTDQPHTSRRKEILAKYPQIKSLMGPDPQLKWVVSGMVLTQFLACYLVHDLSWKWIFFWAYAFGGCINHSLTLAIHDISHNVAFGNKLAKWNRWFAMWANLPIGLPYSASFKKYHIDHHRYLGGDQLDVDIPTEFEGWFFSTPARKILWLFLQPLFYALRPLVVNPKPVGQLEIQNAVVQLVVDLIIYYLWGLKPIVYLIAGSVLGMGLHPISGHFIAEHYMFLKGHETYSYYGVLNLITFNVGYHMEHHDFPSIPGSKLPQVKEIAAEYYDSLPQHTSWSRVLWDFVFDDNIGPYSRIKREYKLNKQE